In the genome of Blastopirellula marina, one region contains:
- a CDS encoding PSD1 and planctomycete cytochrome C domain-containing protein has protein sequence MNQRTCVATIGLRAIFAATLLCLVPASVVTADEANSDYSSKVKPLLKARCYACHGSLKQEAGLRLDTAELIRLGGDSGEAVIPGDPASSLILDRITTTDLSMRMPPEHEGEPFEEHEIDLVRHWIQAGAPAPENEAPESDPQDHWSFRPIQRKALPRVANKTWVRNPIDAWIAAGHEQQGLKPQDEASKLVLLRRVYLDLIGLPPTTEEIASAQADSSPDWYDKVVDRLLADPRYGERWGRHWMDVWRYSDWWGLNAQLRNSQRHMWHWRDWIVESLNDDRPYDEMVRMMLAADELAPNDPDELRASGFLARNYFIFNRDQWMDEVVTHVSKGFLGLTMNCAKCHDHKFDPLPQEDYYKMRAFFEPYHVRMDMVSGETNLTQDGIPRAFDGSPETPTYLYVRGDESNPDKSHLISPGIPELLSFEPVTVQPVDLPRQAWQPGRRPWVIENHITAAKSRVKLAESKRQAAVEKVSPTHQAPSLVATNEGADFAAIVETFDTLDLTRWKLSGDGWSHTSGELIQKTDGTTRYDVTLLEQVPRDFEAVVKFRVLGGTNYRSVGLDFDVATPQLASPGNQAGTFSYVYLSDWDQDSKIQGAYSKQGKSHYPGTGRQSYSVDLDKEYTLNVKVRGTLINVSINGEHVLAWRTPLPRQPGAIRLMTFDALVAFDEFQVTTLDPSIPLQDASGLPTATAKEQLALAEADLKVAQADLKSVELRAAAINSDVDAQAVSNRAAILAERELAVVKAQRDLLSAEQTLSKATEKTKAEAEKKLTEAKTHLEKQLAVRPSEISPEETFTPFQGAQWSATRFLNTGKDDPTITFPSTSTGRRSALAHWITDRRNPLTARVAVNHLWNRHFGTPLAAAPFDLGRNSPTPEHPELIDWLATELMGHDWSMKHLHRLIVTSATYRMGSTTAERELNLANDPDNHFLWHRNPMRLESQAVRDSVLYLAGTLDMTMGGPSVPTEQQSESKRRSLYFFHSNNERNLFLLMFDEAEVTECYQREQSVVPQQALAMSNSDLVLEAAQEISQRLSQEATDDGDFIRRAFVTILGITPGKDELTASQDALAEWQEKAGESVSQARTNLVWILLNHNDFVTVR, from the coding sequence ATGAATCAGCGCACCTGCGTAGCCACGATCGGCCTACGAGCCATTTTCGCGGCAACTTTACTCTGCCTTGTCCCGGCATCCGTTGTTACCGCCGACGAAGCAAATTCGGATTATTCGTCGAAGGTGAAACCGCTGCTCAAAGCGCGGTGCTACGCCTGCCATGGTTCGTTGAAGCAGGAAGCTGGGTTACGTCTCGATACGGCGGAACTTATCCGTCTCGGTGGTGATTCTGGCGAAGCGGTAATTCCCGGAGATCCCGCTTCCAGCTTGATTCTTGATCGAATCACAACGACCGATCTTTCAATGCGAATGCCGCCTGAGCACGAGGGAGAACCGTTTGAAGAACACGAAATCGACCTGGTTCGTCATTGGATTCAAGCTGGCGCACCTGCACCGGAAAATGAAGCTCCGGAAAGCGATCCTCAAGATCATTGGTCGTTTCGTCCCATTCAGCGGAAGGCCTTACCCAGGGTGGCTAACAAAACCTGGGTGCGTAATCCAATCGATGCCTGGATCGCAGCAGGCCACGAACAACAAGGTCTCAAGCCGCAAGACGAAGCCTCGAAATTGGTTTTGTTACGGCGCGTCTATCTTGATTTAATAGGCCTGCCACCGACAACAGAAGAAATCGCCTCCGCTCAAGCCGACTCGTCGCCTGATTGGTACGACAAGGTCGTCGATAGACTTCTAGCGGATCCTCGTTACGGCGAACGCTGGGGCCGGCACTGGATGGATGTGTGGCGATACAGCGATTGGTGGGGCTTGAATGCCCAGCTGCGAAATAGCCAACGTCATATGTGGCATTGGCGTGATTGGATTGTCGAATCTTTGAACGACGATCGCCCATACGACGAGATGGTCCGGATGATGCTCGCCGCGGATGAATTAGCTCCGAACGATCCCGACGAACTTCGTGCCTCTGGTTTTCTTGCGCGAAACTACTTCATCTTCAATCGTGATCAGTGGATGGACGAAGTCGTCACACATGTCAGCAAAGGCTTCCTCGGTTTGACGATGAACTGCGCGAAGTGCCACGACCATAAGTTCGATCCATTACCGCAAGAAGACTATTATAAGATGCGTGCTTTCTTCGAGCCGTATCATGTTCGAATGGACATGGTTTCTGGCGAGACCAATCTCACTCAAGATGGAATCCCTCGTGCCTTCGATGGCTCGCCGGAAACACCTACCTACCTCTATGTTCGCGGCGATGAATCAAACCCCGACAAATCGCATCTGATCTCACCAGGAATTCCGGAGCTACTTTCCTTTGAACCGGTCACTGTCCAGCCGGTCGACCTCCCAAGGCAAGCCTGGCAGCCAGGTCGTCGCCCGTGGGTGATTGAAAACCACATCACCGCAGCGAAATCACGCGTGAAATTGGCTGAGTCAAAACGACAGGCAGCAGTTGAGAAAGTATCACCCACGCACCAAGCACCATCCCTCGTAGCCACGAATGAGGGGGCCGATTTCGCAGCGATCGTTGAGACGTTCGATACGCTTGACTTAACGCGTTGGAAGCTATCTGGTGACGGCTGGTCGCATACGTCGGGGGAGCTTATTCAAAAGACGGATGGCACCACGCGGTACGATGTCACGTTGCTCGAACAAGTTCCGCGAGACTTTGAAGCAGTGGTTAAGTTTCGCGTTCTCGGTGGGACCAACTATCGAAGCGTAGGCCTCGACTTCGACGTAGCAACGCCGCAGCTTGCTTCACCAGGAAATCAAGCAGGCACGTTTTCATATGTATATCTGAGCGATTGGGACCAAGACTCGAAAATCCAAGGGGCCTATTCTAAGCAAGGAAAGTCACATTATCCGGGCACAGGGCGTCAGTCGTACTCCGTGGATCTCGACAAAGAGTACACGCTGAACGTCAAAGTTCGCGGAACTCTAATCAATGTTTCTATCAACGGAGAACACGTCCTCGCTTGGCGGACGCCGCTACCACGTCAGCCAGGAGCGATTCGCTTGATGACCTTTGATGCGTTGGTCGCGTTTGATGAATTTCAAGTCACCACGCTCGATCCTTCCATTCCCTTACAGGACGCCAGCGGACTTCCCACGGCTACCGCCAAGGAGCAACTTGCTTTGGCGGAAGCCGATCTAAAAGTCGCCCAAGCCGATTTGAAGTCTGTCGAATTGCGTGCTGCAGCAATTAACTCGGATGTCGATGCTCAAGCCGTGAGTAATCGAGCGGCCATTCTTGCCGAGCGAGAACTAGCCGTTGTCAAAGCCCAACGTGACTTGCTATCCGCTGAACAGACACTCTCAAAAGCTACGGAGAAGACAAAAGCAGAAGCCGAGAAGAAGCTCACAGAGGCTAAAACGCATCTTGAGAAGCAGCTTGCTGTGAGGCCATCCGAGATCAGCCCCGAGGAGACCTTTACTCCGTTTCAAGGGGCTCAGTGGTCCGCTACCCGCTTCCTCAATACAGGGAAGGATGACCCCACTATCACATTTCCTTCGACCAGCACAGGGCGTCGATCGGCATTAGCTCATTGGATCACCGATCGTCGTAATCCATTGACTGCGCGGGTTGCCGTGAACCATCTCTGGAATCGACACTTCGGGACACCACTCGCCGCAGCGCCGTTCGATTTGGGACGGAACAGTCCCACGCCGGAACATCCTGAGCTGATCGACTGGTTGGCGACGGAACTGATGGGACACGATTGGAGCATGAAGCATCTGCACCGCCTGATCGTCACATCTGCGACCTATCGCATGGGCTCGACCACCGCCGAACGGGAACTCAATCTTGCGAATGATCCAGACAACCACTTTCTATGGCATCGCAACCCGATGCGCCTCGAATCACAAGCGGTACGCGACTCAGTGCTTTACCTTGCCGGCACGCTCGATATGACCATGGGTGGACCTTCCGTGCCAACAGAACAGCAATCTGAATCGAAGCGACGAAGTTTGTACTTCTTCCATTCCAACAATGAACGCAACTTATTCCTCCTTATGTTCGACGAAGCGGAAGTTACCGAGTGTTACCAGCGTGAACAAAGCGTAGTACCACAGCAAGCTCTCGCGATGTCCAATAGCGATCTCGTCCTCGAAGCAGCTCAAGAGATCTCACAGCGTCTTTCTCAGGAAGCCACCGACGACGGCGATTTCATTCGTCGGGCATTCGTCACTATCTTGGGAATCACACCAGGCAAAGACGAACTCACTGCCAGCCAAGACGCTTTAGCCGAGTGGCAGGAGAAAGCTGGTGAATCGGTTTCGCAAGCTCGGACCAATCTGGTTTGGATCTTGCTAAATCACAACGATTTTGTG
- a CDS encoding DUF1552 domain-containing protein, giving the protein MSINLASLDRRRFLRGTGIALALPWFETFSSLAAANTTDSNRRRLACFYMPDGVPMPLTEDPAHKDWAWFPHGSGRDFRFTKCLDPLEPLRDEVTILSGLSHPAARSIHGHSNADQFLTGAATGAAGDYRNSISLDQLFAEHVGDQTRFSSLVLSTDGGTGTPRGAHTMSFNRSGRAIPAEHRPKLIFDMLFVKSDEDAARRLALSQSALDDLMADAKSLRQTLSSHDQATLDEYLQSVRETEIRVEKAKRWVNMPLPTVDVDHLKLDITPEEPRTFLRTMFELIYLAFKTDSTRVVTYQLGRENAIGVSDYLARAVGFNLTHQLTHNTKEPDGWKNFGTYCRFLSEEYGRFLGKLKETPDAYGAGNMLDNTLLLFGSASSAFHLSRNYPLILAGGKNMGFKHGQYLNYGPEKPAGGAWLGGTEPWQKEVDHEDIPLSNLFVTMLQRLGVETDTFAGNTGTIADV; this is encoded by the coding sequence ATGTCCATCAACCTCGCTTCGCTTGATCGTCGCCGATTTCTTCGTGGAACGGGAATCGCTCTGGCGCTGCCTTGGTTTGAAACGTTTTCCAGTCTTGCTGCGGCTAATACGACCGATTCCAATCGCAGGCGGTTGGCATGTTTCTACATGCCGGATGGTGTGCCCATGCCACTGACCGAAGATCCAGCTCATAAAGATTGGGCTTGGTTTCCTCACGGAAGTGGGCGTGACTTTCGCTTCACGAAGTGCCTCGATCCACTGGAACCATTGCGGGATGAAGTAACCATTTTGTCTGGTCTGTCACATCCTGCGGCACGTAGTATTCATGGTCACTCAAACGCTGATCAATTCCTGACCGGCGCTGCAACCGGTGCCGCGGGGGACTACCGCAACTCCATCTCACTCGATCAGTTGTTCGCGGAACATGTCGGTGATCAAACGCGATTTTCATCTCTAGTTCTTTCGACCGACGGTGGCACAGGCACCCCACGCGGTGCCCATACTATGTCGTTCAATCGAAGTGGTCGTGCCATTCCTGCCGAGCACCGTCCGAAGTTGATCTTCGACATGCTGTTCGTGAAGAGCGACGAGGATGCCGCACGACGCTTGGCCCTCAGTCAAAGTGCACTCGATGACCTGATGGCCGATGCCAAGTCGCTGCGGCAGACCTTGTCGAGCCATGACCAAGCTACTCTAGACGAGTACCTGCAATCGGTGCGTGAAACCGAAATTCGTGTCGAGAAGGCAAAACGTTGGGTCAACATGCCGCTTCCCACCGTTGATGTGGATCACTTAAAGCTCGACATCACTCCCGAAGAGCCTCGCACATTCCTGCGAACCATGTTCGAGTTGATCTATCTAGCATTTAAGACTGACTCGACTCGCGTTGTCACTTATCAGCTTGGGCGCGAGAATGCGATCGGAGTAAGTGACTATCTCGCACGGGCCGTCGGCTTCAATCTTACGCATCAGTTGACGCACAATACGAAAGAGCCTGATGGCTGGAAGAACTTTGGTACATATTGCCGTTTCCTTAGCGAGGAATATGGTCGTTTCCTCGGCAAGTTGAAAGAGACCCCAGATGCCTACGGGGCCGGCAACATGCTCGACAACACGCTGCTTCTTTTTGGCTCGGCGTCGAGCGCCTTCCACTTGTCACGGAACTATCCGCTCATTCTCGCAGGTGGAAAAAATATGGGCTTCAAGCATGGGCAATACCTCAATTACGGACCCGAGAAACCTGCTGGTGGGGCTTGGCTTGGTGGAACCGAACCGTGGCAGAAAGAAGTCGATCACGAAGATATCCCCCTTTCTAATCTCTTCGTGACCATGCTTCAGCGGCTGGGGGTCGAGACCGATACCTTTGCCGGCAACACTGGTACCATCGCTGACGTGTAA